A window of the Mesotoga prima MesG1.Ag.4.2 genome harbors these coding sequences:
- the buk gene encoding butyrate kinase, whose protein sequence is MKILAINPGSTSTKIAVFNDEEEIVRGSIQHFSSRNDRSQDIQDRAEEILSFLKESSISFDFDAIACRGGILPPMESGTYLVNDKMVDFLLHRSAIDHPSNLAAPIGLRLSEGKIPVFITDPISVDELCEEARLSGLPQLPRVSRLHALNMKAAARQIAFDLGRDVQNLNLVIAHLGGGISVGLQLRGKMVDVNNATDEGPFSPNRTGELPVGDVVEKCFSGEYSERELLNRYLKFGGLLAYLGTDDLRKALEFAKEDDDAALVVDAMAYQIGKEIGGMVAVAGGSIDAIVLTGGMAYNTEFVQKIKEYIGKFALVVIEPGENELLSLALGAKRVLEGTEKARTFDPEVAM, encoded by the coding sequence ATGAAGATCCTTGCTATAAACCCCGGCTCAACTTCAACAAAGATAGCTGTTTTCAATGACGAAGAGGAGATTGTTAGAGGTTCGATTCAGCACTTCTCGTCTCGGAATGATCGAAGTCAAGACATTCAAGATAGAGCAGAGGAAATCCTATCCTTCCTAAAAGAAAGCAGTATTTCTTTCGATTTTGACGCCATTGCCTGTAGAGGAGGCATATTGCCACCTATGGAAAGCGGTACATATCTGGTAAACGATAAGATGGTAGATTTTCTCCTTCATCGCTCGGCAATTGATCACCCATCGAATCTTGCGGCTCCCATAGGTTTAAGGCTCTCTGAAGGGAAGATTCCCGTGTTTATAACAGATCCAATCTCCGTCGACGAGTTGTGCGAAGAGGCTCGTTTGTCAGGCCTTCCTCAACTTCCAAGAGTCTCTAGACTTCATGCGCTTAACATGAAAGCTGCCGCGAGACAAATAGCCTTTGATCTTGGGAGAGATGTCCAAAATCTCAATCTGGTAATCGCCCATCTGGGCGGAGGTATCTCTGTTGGCCTGCAGTTGAGAGGGAAGATGGTGGATGTCAACAACGCAACCGATGAGGGACCTTTCAGCCCAAACAGAACTGGGGAGCTTCCAGTAGGTGATGTAGTGGAAAAATGCTTCTCGGGAGAATACTCGGAAAGGGAGCTTCTCAACAGATACTTAAAATTCGGCGGACTTCTCGCCTATCTTGGAACCGACGATCTAAGAAAGGCGCTGGAATTTGCAAAAGAAGATGACGACGCAGCTCTAGTTGTAGACGCAATGGCTTATCAGATTGGGAAAGAGATCGGAGGAATGGTTGCTGTAGCTGGTGGTTCGATCGACGCAATTGTTTTGACCGGTGGGATGGCATACAATACTGAATTCGTCCAAAAGATTAAAGAATACATTGGGAAGTTCGCGCTGGTAGTCATAGAACCTGGCGAAAACGAGCTTCTTTCTCTTGCTCTAGGAGCAAAGAGAGTACTGGAAGGAACTGAAAAGGCAAGAACTTTTGATCCGGAGGTGGCGATGTGA
- a CDS encoding bifunctional enoyl-CoA hydratase/phosphate acetyltransferase, producing the protein MIPHLSQLIDQAKNNPKTVAIAAAEDSIVLAAAKEAAEHGIASFILFGQKKKIEEINNELSFSEGFTIVHCSTKIESIEKAVKAVSLKDAEILMKGNVKTGELLGIYLKDEFGLKTGRTMNLVTVFEIKRYHKLLLVTDAGMVIAPDLNQKADSIINSVSVARALENKRPKVAVLAAIETVNPKMPATIEAAILSQMARRGQLGSVDVDGPFALDNAISREAAEHKGISSSVAGDADILIMPDIEAGNIFYKAMAFLSECQLASTIVGGKAPIILTSRADSAETKLYSIALNVLLAGVI; encoded by the coding sequence GTGATTCCACATCTCTCACAACTCATAGATCAAGCTAAGAATAACCCAAAGACAGTTGCCATTGCAGCAGCTGAGGACTCAATAGTTCTGGCCGCGGCTAAAGAGGCTGCAGAGCATGGCATTGCATCGTTCATTCTATTTGGTCAAAAAAAGAAAATCGAGGAAATAAACAATGAGCTTAGCTTTTCTGAAGGCTTTACAATAGTCCACTGTTCCACAAAAATCGAATCAATTGAAAAGGCAGTAAAGGCCGTTTCCTTAAAAGATGCAGAGATTCTTATGAAGGGCAATGTCAAGACCGGGGAACTTCTAGGCATCTATTTGAAAGATGAGTTTGGTCTCAAAACCGGAAGAACAATGAATCTAGTAACTGTTTTCGAGATAAAGAGATACCACAAGCTGCTACTTGTAACAGATGCAGGTATGGTTATCGCTCCTGATCTCAATCAAAAAGCCGATTCAATAATCAACTCGGTTTCTGTTGCGCGAGCGCTGGAAAACAAAAGACCGAAGGTTGCAGTTCTCGCGGCAATAGAGACTGTCAACCCAAAAATGCCCGCAACTATTGAGGCCGCGATTCTTTCACAGATGGCAAGGAGGGGGCAGCTTGGATCTGTCGATGTTGATGGCCCTTTTGCTCTAGACAACGCTATCTCACGTGAAGCTGCAGAGCACAAGGGGATTTCCAGTTCAGTGGCGGGCGATGCAGATATCTTGATAATGCCCGACATCGAAGCAGGTAATATCTTCTATAAAGCCATGGCATTTCTTTCTGAATGTCAATTAGCAAGCACTATAGTTGGGGGGAAAGCTCCGATAATACTCACTTCGCGTGCAGATTCAGCGGAAACTAAGTTGTACTCGATAGCTCTAAACGTCCTTCTTGCGGGAGTGATATGA
- the buk gene encoding butyrate kinase, with amino-acid sequence MSVVLVINPGSTSTKLALFRDSEMIGEHTIRHSPDELSKFPSLYEQREFRKALIVRFLESVKHPLSEIDAIIGRGGMLRPLEGGTYAVNEEMIEDLRLAKYGEHASNLGAILANELSLESGKGIPAYIADPVVVDEMEPVAKFSGHPDYTRRSIFHALNQKAVAREVASRYGKKYEEMNFVVVHMGGGISIGAHRRGRVVDVNNALNGDGPFSPERAGTLPLTGLIKLCFSNEYTKDEIRKLIKGKGGLMAYTGTSDCQKVQQAILDGDRESELAYKAMAYQIVKWVGRMAAALSGEVDAIIITGGIAYDSRFMVPWLTEKLSFIAPINVVPGGNEELSLAVACLRVLEGSEKAKQYRGKS; translated from the coding sequence ATGTCGGTTGTCTTGGTTATCAACCCCGGCTCGACTTCAACAAAATTGGCTCTATTCAGAGATTCAGAGATGATCGGTGAGCATACGATCAGACACTCGCCTGACGAACTGAGTAAATTTCCTTCATTATATGAGCAGCGTGAATTCAGAAAGGCCTTAATTGTAAGGTTCTTGGAATCAGTGAAGCACCCGCTCTCGGAAATCGATGCAATCATCGGGAGAGGTGGGATGCTCCGCCCTCTCGAAGGTGGTACATACGCGGTAAACGAAGAAATGATAGAAGACCTTAGATTGGCAAAATACGGTGAACATGCGTCTAATCTTGGAGCAATACTGGCAAACGAGCTTTCACTCGAAAGCGGAAAGGGAATCCCGGCTTACATAGCCGATCCGGTTGTAGTAGATGAAATGGAACCAGTCGCAAAATTTTCGGGACATCCGGACTATACGAGGAGATCGATATTTCACGCTTTGAATCAGAAAGCAGTTGCAAGGGAAGTAGCATCAAGGTATGGAAAGAAATATGAAGAGATGAATTTCGTTGTAGTTCATATGGGCGGGGGGATTTCCATCGGTGCTCACAGAAGGGGAAGGGTGGTCGATGTAAACAACGCTCTAAATGGAGACGGGCCGTTCAGCCCGGAAAGAGCGGGGACTCTCCCTCTCACTGGTTTGATAAAGCTATGTTTCTCTAATGAATATACCAAGGATGAAATCAGAAAATTAATAAAGGGAAAAGGCGGCCTCATGGCTTATACGGGGACCAGTGACTGTCAGAAAGTTCAGCAAGCAATACTAGACGGAGATCGGGAATCTGAACTAGCTTATAAGGCAATGGCATACCAGATTGTTAAGTGGGTAGGAAGAATGGCAGCAGCACTATCCGGCGAAGTGGATGCGATAATAATAACCGGCGGAATAGCTTATGATAGTAGATTTATGGTTCCGTGGTTGACAGAGAAACTGAGCTTTATCGCACCCATAAACGTTGTTCCAGGTGGAAACGAAGAGCTATCTCTTGCCGTCGCGTGTTTGAGAGTACTTGAAGGAAGCGAGAAAGCAAAACAATACAGGGGGAAATCGTGA